The Devosia sp. MC521 genome has a segment encoding these proteins:
- the hisI gene encoding phosphoribosyl-AMP cyclohydrolase produces the protein MSFTFVDPKSLDHHALEDGTEFAPRFDAHGLLTVVTVDDDTKDVLMVAYMNAETLSLTIETGIAHYYSRSRQSIWKKGETSGELQQVVSLRTDCDQDCIVMSVHQTGRGAACHTGRKTCFYRQVTVDNGEAKLADTGIPRLFDPKAVYGK, from the coding sequence ATGAGCTTTACTTTCGTCGATCCCAAATCTCTCGATCACCACGCCCTTGAAGACGGCACAGAGTTTGCGCCGCGCTTTGACGCGCATGGCTTGCTCACCGTGGTGACGGTCGATGACGATACCAAAGACGTCCTCATGGTCGCCTATATGAATGCAGAAACGCTCAGCCTGACCATCGAAACCGGCATTGCGCATTATTACTCGCGCTCCCGTCAGTCGATCTGGAAGAAAGGCGAGACCTCTGGCGAACTTCAGCAGGTCGTTTCGCTTCGCACCGATTGCGATCAAGACTGCATTGTCATGAGCGTTCACCAAACTGGCCGTGGCGCCGCCTGCCACACCGGTCGCAAGACCTGCTTCTATCGGCAGGTAACAGTCGATAATGGCGAAGCCAAACTTGCCGACACCGGTATTCCGCGTCTCTTCGACCCTAAAGCCGTCTACGGGAAATAG